The following are from one region of the Prevotella sp. HUN102 genome:
- a CDS encoding DUF4141 domain-containing protein gives MKKKVLMLMMSAVLFMNGKAHAQWTVYDPGNFAGNIANTVKEIATASKTVKNTLDGFKEVEKLYNDTKKYYDALKKVNNLIGDAYKVKECILMVGDISEIYVTSYKKMLSDRNFRPSELAAMASGYTKLLEQSGESLKELKSVAKSGVFSMNDHERMQAIDRIYTTLREYRSLVSYYTRKNISVSYVRAREKNDLASVKALYGNTASRYW, from the coding sequence ATGAAAAAGAAAGTTTTAATGCTGATGATGAGTGCCGTTCTTTTTATGAATGGCAAAGCCCACGCACAGTGGACGGTCTATGATCCGGGCAACTTCGCCGGCAACATTGCCAATACGGTGAAGGAGATTGCCACCGCCTCGAAGACAGTAAAAAATACCTTGGACGGATTCAAGGAGGTGGAGAAACTCTACAACGACACCAAGAAGTATTACGATGCCTTGAAGAAGGTGAACAACCTCATCGGTGATGCCTACAAGGTCAAGGAGTGCATCCTCATGGTGGGCGACATCTCGGAGATTTACGTTACCTCCTATAAGAAAATGCTCTCGGACAGGAACTTCCGTCCTTCCGAGCTTGCTGCGATGGCTTCGGGCTACACCAAGCTATTGGAGCAGAGCGGTGAGAGTCTGAAGGAACTCAAGTCCGTTGCCAAGTCGGGCGTGTTTTCCATGAACGACCACGAGCGCATGCAGGCGATTGACCGCATCTATACAACACTGCGCGAATACCGCTCGCTCGTGTCGTACTACACAAGGAAGAACATCTCCGTGAGCTATGTCCGTGCGAGGGAGAAGAATGACCTCGCCTCCGTCAAGGCGCTCTACGGCAACACGGCAAGCAGGTATTGGTAA
- a CDS encoding TraG family conjugative transposon ATPase codes for MRNNSKITTLESKFPLLSVEQGCMVSKDADITVAFRVELPELFTVTSTEYEAIHSAWHKAIKVLPDYSIVHKQDWFIKEDYQGKLSEGGLSFLARASERHFNERPYLHHSVYLFLTKTNKQRMAQQSNFSALCRGHLLPKEITNKDEVMKFMEAVDQFERIINETEQIRITRMTEEELVGTKEKGGLLDRYFSLSEEGHASLEDIRLGADLVRVGDNMLCLHTLSDTDDLPTTVSTDSRYERLSTDRSDCRLSFAAPVGLMLPCNHIYNQYIFIEDSDANLERFERQARNMHSLARYSRSNQINEEWIQEYLNIAHSQGLTSIRAHFNVLAWSSDKEELRTVKNDVGSALALMECRPRHNTIDAATLYWAGIPGNAADFPAEESFYTFIEPALCFFTAETNYKDSLSPFGIKMADRLSGKPIHLDISDLPMKKGVITNRNKFILGPSGSGKSFFTNHMVRQYYEQGAHVLLVDTGNSYQGLCELIHRKTKGEDGVYFTYTDESPISFNPFYTDDYVFDVEKRESICTLLLTLWKSADEHITKTEAGELGSAVGAYIELIRTDRTVVPCFNTFYEYLRDVYREDMRKRDIEVTLSDFNINNLLTTLKQYYKGGRYDFLLNSDKNIDLLSKRFIVFEIDQVKDNKDLFPVVTIIIMEAFINKMRRLKGIRKMILIEEAWKAIASANMADYIKYLYKTVRKYFGEAIVVTQEVDDIIQSPIVKESIINNSDCKILLDQRKYMTKFDGIQAMLGLSEKEKSQILSINQNNDPNRLYKEVWIGLGGMQSAVYATEVSMEEYLTYTTEETEKVEVMDKAAQLGGDIETAIRQLAKEKRNQ; via the coding sequence ATGAGAAACAACAGTAAGATAACGACCTTGGAATCGAAATTCCCGCTGCTCTCCGTCGAGCAGGGGTGCATGGTGAGCAAGGATGCGGACATCACGGTGGCTTTCCGTGTGGAGCTTCCCGAACTCTTTACCGTTACCTCCACCGAGTACGAGGCGATACACTCGGCTTGGCACAAGGCCATCAAGGTGCTGCCCGATTACAGTATCGTACATAAGCAGGATTGGTTCATCAAGGAGGACTATCAAGGTAAACTCTCCGAGGGTGGATTGAGTTTCCTTGCCCGTGCATCGGAGAGACACTTTAATGAGCGCCCTTACCTGCACCACAGCGTTTACCTGTTCCTGACCAAAACCAACAAACAGCGCATGGCACAGCAGAGCAACTTTTCTGCGCTCTGCCGTGGACACCTGCTGCCCAAGGAAATTACCAATAAGGACGAGGTCATGAAGTTCATGGAAGCCGTCGATCAGTTCGAGCGTATCATCAACGAGACGGAGCAGATAAGGATTACCCGCATGACGGAAGAAGAATTGGTAGGCACAAAGGAAAAAGGCGGTTTGCTTGACCGTTATTTCTCCCTCTCGGAAGAAGGACACGCCTCGCTGGAGGACATCCGCCTGGGTGCCGACCTTGTGCGTGTGGGCGACAATATGCTTTGTCTGCACACGCTCTCAGACACGGACGACCTGCCGACCACGGTCAGTACGGACAGTCGGTATGAACGGCTCTCCACCGACCGAAGCGACTGCCGTCTGTCCTTTGCCGCTCCCGTGGGCCTGATGCTGCCGTGCAACCATATCTATAACCAGTACATCTTCATCGAGGACAGCGACGCCAATCTTGAACGCTTCGAAAGGCAGGCAAGGAACATGCACTCGCTGGCACGTTATTCCCGTTCCAATCAGATTAACGAGGAGTGGATACAGGAGTATCTCAACATCGCCCACTCACAAGGGCTGACCTCCATCCGTGCGCATTTCAATGTGCTGGCATGGAGCAGCGACAAGGAGGAACTGCGCACTGTCAAGAATGACGTAGGCAGTGCCCTTGCCCTGATGGAGTGCCGACCACGCCACAACACCATTGACGCGGCAACGCTCTATTGGGCGGGTATTCCCGGCAATGCAGCCGATTTCCCTGCGGAAGAGTCGTTCTATACCTTCATCGAGCCGGCTCTCTGCTTCTTCACCGCTGAGACGAACTACAAGGACTCGCTCTCTCCCTTCGGGATCAAGATGGCTGACCGTCTTTCGGGAAAGCCTATTCATTTGGATATTTCCGACCTGCCGATGAAAAAGGGAGTGATTACCAACCGCAACAAGTTCATTCTCGGTCCTTCGGGCAGTGGCAAGAGTTTCTTCACCAACCACATGGTACGCCAGTATTACGAGCAGGGGGCGCACGTCCTCTTGGTCGATACGGGTAACTCATATCAGGGCTTGTGTGAGCTTATCCACCGCAAGACCAAGGGAGAAGATGGGGTGTACTTCACCTATACGGACGAAAGCCCCATTTCTTTCAATCCATTCTACACGGACGATTATGTCTTCGATGTAGAGAAGCGAGAAAGCATCTGCACGCTCTTATTGACCCTCTGGAAGAGTGCCGACGAGCATATCACCAAGACAGAAGCAGGCGAACTCGGTTCTGCCGTGGGTGCCTATATCGAACTGATCAGGACGGATCGTACCGTCGTTCCCTGCTTCAATACCTTTTACGAGTATCTGAGGGATGTCTATCGGGAGGATATGCGGAAGCGGGACATCGAGGTAACGCTCTCGGACTTTAATATTAACAACCTTTTAACGACGCTCAAGCAATATTATAAAGGTGGTCGTTACGATTTCCTCTTGAACTCGGACAAGAACATCGACCTGCTCTCCAAACGCTTTATTGTCTTTGAGATTGACCAAGTGAAGGACAACAAAGACCTGTTCCCCGTAGTCACGATTATCATCATGGAAGCCTTCATCAACAAGATGCGACGCTTGAAAGGTATCCGAAAGATGATACTCATTGAGGAAGCGTGGAAGGCGATTGCCTCGGCAAACATGGCGGACTATATAAAATATCTCTACAAGACCGTCAGAAAGTATTTCGGCGAGGCTATTGTCGTGACTCAGGAGGTGGACGACATCATCCAGTCACCCATCGTCAAGGAGAGCATCATCAACAACTCCGACTGCAAGATACTGCTCGACCAGCGCAAATATATGACCAAGTTCGACGGCATACAGGCGATGCTCGGCTTGTCGGAAAAGGAAAAGAGCCAAATCCTCTCCATCAACCAGAACAACGACCCGAACCGACTTTACAAGGAAGTATGGATTGGCTTGGGTGGTATGCAGAGTGCCGTCTATGCCACGGAAGTGAGCATGGAGGAATACCTGACCTATACCACCGAGGAAACAGAAAAGGTGGAGGTGATGGACAAGGCTGCACAGCTCGGTGGCGACATCGAGACGGCTATCCGCCAGCTTGCCAAAGAGAAAAGAAATCAATGA
- a CDS encoding DUF4133 domain-containing protein, producing MAEWEINKGIGRTVEFKGLKAQYLFLFAGGLLAVFILVVVLYLCGISQIACLVIGVVGATLVVWQTFSMNRKYGQYGLMKQGAVRMHPRYLVNRRTVFHLIRNLQPKRKKQ from the coding sequence ATGGCTGAGTGGGAAATCAACAAGGGTATAGGTCGGACGGTGGAATTCAAGGGTTTGAAGGCGCAGTACCTCTTCCTCTTTGCGGGAGGCTTGCTTGCCGTCTTCATCCTCGTGGTCGTGCTCTATCTCTGCGGCATCAGTCAGATTGCCTGTCTGGTCATAGGCGTAGTGGGTGCCACCCTCGTGGTGTGGCAAACGTTCTCCATGAACCGAAAGTACGGGCAGTATGGGCTGATGAAGCAGGGGGCGGTGCGTATGCACCCACGCTACCTTGTGAACCGCCGGACGGTCTTTCACCTTATCCGTAACCTTCAACCCAAAAGAAAGAAGCAATGA
- a CDS encoding DUF4134 domain-containing protein: MNNRKKITMMLLLMAAATAGAYAQGNGMAGINEATKMVTSYFDPGTKLIYAIGAVVGLIGGIKVYNKFSSGAPDTSKTAASWFGACIFLIVAATILRSFFL, from the coding sequence ATGAACAACAGAAAGAAAATCACAATGATGCTGCTCCTGATGGCTGCCGCCACCGCAGGAGCCTACGCACAGGGCAACGGCATGGCGGGTATCAACGAAGCCACCAAGATGGTAACATCCTACTTTGACCCGGGTACAAAACTCATCTATGCCATCGGTGCCGTGGTGGGCTTGATTGGAGGAATAAAAGTCTATAACAAGTTCTCTAGTGGCGCCCCCGACACGAGCAAGACCGCCGCCTCTTGGTTCGGTGCGTGTATCTTCCTCATCGTGGCAGCAACCATCCTGCGTTCCTTCTTCCTGTAA
- a CDS encoding DUF3408 domain-containing protein: MNDTTQACDTDDLLSLHKPANHVENDGRGNTIRDNFRTPISVPKPQEDAWHLYESMYFKPTPQSAKSGFTINREILQMLRNVLWETKSDATLTAYIENILTWHLRANEDLLNEAASACKRYKTLNL; encoded by the coding sequence ATGAATGACACGACACAGGCTTGTGATACAGACGACTTGCTATCGCTCCATAAGCCGGCAAACCATGTGGAGAACGATGGAAGGGGAAATACCATCCGAGATAATTTTCGTACCCCAATATCGGTCCCAAAGCCACAGGAAGACGCATGGCATCTTTATGAATCCATGTATTTCAAGCCTACACCCCAGAGTGCAAAGTCAGGCTTTACCATCAATCGGGAGATACTTCAGATGCTGCGCAATGTCCTTTGGGAAACAAAGTCGGATGCGACCCTTACTGCCTATATCGAGAATATTCTCACATGGCATCTCCGTGCCAATGAGGACTTGTTGAACGAAGCTGCTTCGGCATGTAAGCGATACAAAACATTGAACTTATGA
- a CDS encoding DUF3408 domain-containing protein has translation MATIEERKQQLESKLKKMAEDNVVVEPATTPNSFDPPEAAPLPETSREEGKHPKEAKTTKEEYVDEAEGETVETRDRELKREKKPRMEKPDRAPLSIEDYRSLYFHPVRSQMRTAFSINLETLQNLRNVLQDLGERVSIAAYIDNILREHLREHLELLNSAAAKQRRKTTITL, from the coding sequence ATGGCAACGATTGAGGAAAGAAAGCAGCAGCTGGAAAGCAAGCTGAAGAAAATGGCAGAGGACAATGTCGTTGTGGAACCTGCAACGACTCCCAACTCTTTCGATCCGCCAGAAGCCGCGCCTTTGCCTGAAACATCACGAGAGGAGGGGAAACACCCGAAAGAGGCAAAGACCACAAAAGAGGAATATGTTGATGAAGCCGAGGGGGAAACCGTGGAGACAAGGGATAGGGAGTTGAAAAGAGAAAAGAAGCCGAGAATGGAAAAGCCCGACAGGGCACCTCTTTCCATTGAGGACTACCGTTCCCTGTACTTTCATCCCGTCCGTTCCCAAATGCGGACAGCCTTTTCCATTAATCTGGAAACGCTGCAAAATCTGCGCAACGTGTTACAGGATTTGGGGGAGCGTGTTTCCATAGCCGCATATATAGACAACATTCTTCGGGAACACCTGCGTGAACATCTGGAACTGCTCAACAGTGCGGCTGCAAAGCAAAGACGCAAGACAACCATAACATTATAA
- a CDS encoding division plane positioning ATPase MipZ encodes MENKQQRPLFLGFSSQKGGVGKSTLAEIISSILFYEKDVNLFVMDCDLSQDSFHKLREREKRVIQENEELSKSMEAYFQAFGKKAYRIYKSAPGDAIKTARNYIERLHDEEFQVVVFDFPGHAGTSELMELSLQMDYILSPIEADIQSLVSCLAYAKTITDIGVSMSDSRIKDIILFWNKVDRRVKNVIIDEYTKFINEQQITLLPSYVYAMHRFSHELSTYGLRGVFRSTYQPPVKGLRIGTGVDELVSDLTRRLKLKTTSENGND; translated from the coding sequence ATGGAGAACAAACAACAACGCCCCCTCTTTCTGGGGTTCTCCTCGCAAAAGGGAGGAGTCGGAAAAAGTACGCTTGCCGAAATCATAAGTAGCATCCTTTTCTATGAGAAGGATGTCAATCTCTTCGTGATGGACTGCGACTTGTCGCAGGATTCCTTTCACAAACTCAGGGAGCGCGAGAAGAGAGTCATTCAGGAAAACGAGGAACTGTCAAAGTCGATGGAAGCGTATTTTCAGGCATTCGGTAAAAAAGCATACAGAATTTACAAGTCCGCTCCCGGCGATGCAATCAAAACCGCCCGTAACTATATTGAGAGACTCCACGACGAGGAGTTTCAAGTGGTCGTGTTCGACTTCCCCGGTCATGCAGGGACCTCTGAGTTGATGGAGCTGTCCCTTCAGATGGACTATATTCTTTCTCCGATTGAAGCCGACATTCAGTCGCTGGTTTCATGTCTGGCATACGCCAAGACCATCACGGACATCGGAGTTTCGATGTCTGATTCCCGGATAAAGGACATCATACTGTTTTGGAACAAGGTGGACAGAAGAGTAAAGAACGTCATCATCGATGAATACACTAAGTTCATCAACGAGCAACAAATCACGCTCCTGCCCAGCTATGTATATGCCATGCACCGCTTCTCCCACGAACTTTCCACATACGGGCTGCGAGGAGTGTTTCGCTCCACCTATCAGCCTCCCGTAAAGGGATTGAGGATTGGCACAGGAGTGGACGAACTTGTCTCCGACCTGACACGACGTCTCAAACTAAAAACGACATCAGAAAATGGCAACGATTGA
- the mobB gene encoding conjugal transfer protein MobB: MIAKISATENLGGALGYNFKKVERDEASVLCVNELRKAFDGTYRMDKVLSDMQKDIPEKCRTKKAVFHCSLNPHPDEKLSDELLVQIAKEYMEALGYGKQPYIVFKHNDIAREHVHIVSLRVDSNRRKINDRFEKRRSKQITDALERKYNLIPSSKVSEQAVTETPKVDIDRGNIKEQVASALRMVLKHYRFCSLGELNAILSAYNLAVEEVKTEFRGKKYDGLVYVPIDDKGNKASTPIHASDIGRGMGYTAVQNKVQKSKQAIKPLIPTIRRKVLEVMCTSPDTEEKLRQRLEEQGLRVVIRKNGSGRIYGITFIDDKEGIALNGSRLGKGYAANVFNAYFSNSTHNPFLDETLYGSPSVRLEPSTTVQPSQQNTEEEDNLIDELIEDMVGESFGTMGNDDWKEVAWQRKLRKLSKVNLKRRKR, encoded by the coding sequence ATGATTGCCAAAATTTCAGCTACTGAAAATCTCGGAGGGGCGTTGGGCTACAACTTCAAGAAGGTGGAGCGTGACGAGGCATCCGTTCTATGCGTAAATGAATTAAGGAAAGCCTTTGACGGTACTTACCGAATGGATAAGGTGCTTAGCGATATGCAGAAGGATATCCCGGAGAAGTGTCGAACAAAAAAAGCGGTGTTCCATTGCTCGCTCAATCCGCACCCGGACGAGAAACTCTCTGATGAACTTCTTGTGCAGATTGCCAAGGAGTATATGGAGGCACTCGGCTACGGCAAGCAACCCTATATCGTGTTCAAGCATAACGACATCGCCCGTGAGCATGTACATATCGTGTCGCTTCGGGTGGATAGTAATAGAAGAAAAATCAATGACCGCTTCGAGAAGCGAAGGAGCAAGCAGATTACCGATGCACTGGAAAGAAAGTATAACCTTATCCCAAGTTCAAAGGTTAGCGAGCAAGCCGTAACAGAAACGCCCAAAGTGGATATTGATAGAGGAAACATCAAGGAGCAGGTGGCAAGTGCCCTCCGCATGGTGCTGAAGCATTATCGCTTCTGTTCCTTGGGCGAACTGAACGCTATCCTTTCCGCATACAATCTTGCCGTGGAAGAAGTAAAGACGGAGTTTAGGGGAAAGAAATACGACGGACTTGTATATGTCCCGATAGATGATAAAGGTAACAAAGCAAGCACACCCATCCATGCCTCAGACATCGGTCGTGGTATGGGCTATACTGCCGTACAGAATAAGGTGCAGAAATCGAAGCAAGCCATCAAACCACTGATACCAACCATTAGAAGGAAAGTATTGGAAGTTATGTGTACTTCTCCTGATACAGAAGAAAAACTCCGACAAAGATTGGAGGAACAGGGTTTGCGTGTGGTAATTCGCAAGAACGGAAGCGGACGTATCTATGGCATTACCTTCATTGATGACAAAGAGGGCATTGCTCTCAATGGCTCACGGTTGGGCAAGGGGTATGCCGCCAATGTTTTTAATGCCTATTTCTCCAATTCTACCCATAACCCATTCTTGGACGAAACATTGTATGGCAGTCCGTCTGTCCGTTTGGAACCATCGACAACCGTTCAACCCTCGCAACAGAATACAGAGGAAGAAGACAACCTCATCGATGAACTTATCGAGGATATGGTGGGCGAGTCATTCGGAACGATGGGCAACGATGATTGGAAGGAAGTGGCATGGCAGCGTAAACTCCGCAAACTAAGTAAGGTTAATCTCAAACGAAGAAAGCGGTAA
- the mobC gene encoding conjugal transfer protein MobC yields MAQEDDLRALGKVMDFMRGISVIFLLINCYWFCFEIFQQWHFTLGIINKILMNFQRTTGLFSSILWTKLFCVVFLALSCLGTKGVKEEKITWPKIWTVLFSGFVFFFLNWWLLALPIGKVGAASLYIFTLSVGYICLLMGGVWMSRLLKNNLMDDVFNTENESFMQETRLMENEYSVNLPTRFYYKKKWNNGWINVVNPFRASMVLGTPGSGKSYAIVNNYIKQQIEKGFAMYIYDYKFPDLSEIAYNHLLHHLDAYKVKPQFYVINFDDPRRSHRCNPINPAFMTDISDAYESAYTIMLNLNRSWIQKQGDFFVESPIILLAAIIWFLKIYENGKYCTFPHAIEFLNRPYAQIFPILTSYDELANYLSPFMDAWEGGAQDQLQGQIASAKIPLSRMISPALYWVMTGDDFSLDINNPNEPKVLVVGNNPDRQNIYSAALGLYNSRIVKLINKKKQLKSSVIIDELPTIYFRGLDNLIATARSNKVAVCLGFQDFSQLTRDYGDKESKVIQNTVGNVFSGQVVGETAKTLSERFGKVLQQRQSMTINRNDKSTSISTQMDSLIPASKISNLTQGMFVGAVSDNFDERIDQKIFHAEIVVDSAKVSAEMKAYQPIPVIVEFKNEDSSDNLKETIEANYRKVKQEILSLVDSEMERVKNDPLLSHLIKE; encoded by the coding sequence ATGGCACAGGAAGACGATTTAAGGGCATTGGGTAAAGTCATGGACTTTATGCGGGGTATATCGGTGATATTCCTTCTGATTAACTGTTATTGGTTCTGTTTCGAGATATTTCAACAGTGGCACTTTACACTCGGTATCATCAACAAGATACTGATGAACTTTCAGCGAACTACGGGATTATTCTCCTCCATCCTTTGGACAAAACTCTTTTGTGTGGTGTTCCTTGCCTTGTCCTGTCTTGGGACAAAGGGCGTGAAAGAAGAGAAAATCACGTGGCCAAAGATTTGGACGGTGCTTTTCTCCGGCTTCGTCTTTTTCTTTCTCAACTGGTGGCTGCTGGCATTGCCCATCGGCAAGGTCGGTGCAGCTTCGCTCTATATATTCACGCTGTCTGTGGGCTATATCTGCCTGCTGATGGGTGGCGTATGGATGAGCCGACTGCTTAAAAACAATCTGATGGACGATGTTTTCAATACGGAGAATGAGAGTTTTATGCAGGAGACAAGATTGATGGAAAACGAATACTCGGTAAACCTCCCTACACGCTTTTACTATAAGAAGAAGTGGAACAACGGCTGGATAAATGTAGTCAATCCCTTCCGTGCCTCGATGGTGCTCGGTACACCGGGGTCGGGTAAGTCCTATGCCATTGTGAACAACTATATCAAGCAACAGATTGAGAAAGGCTTTGCCATGTATATTTACGATTACAAGTTCCCTGATCTTTCCGAAATAGCCTACAATCACCTGCTCCATCATTTGGATGCTTACAAGGTAAAACCACAGTTCTATGTCATCAACTTTGACGATCCTCGCAGGTCGCATCGCTGTAATCCCATCAACCCTGCCTTTATGACGGACATATCGGATGCTTATGAGAGTGCTTATACCATTATGCTCAACCTTAACCGTTCGTGGATTCAGAAGCAGGGAGATTTCTTTGTGGAGTCTCCGATTATCTTGCTGGCTGCCATCATTTGGTTTCTCAAAATCTATGAGAACGGCAAGTATTGCACCTTTCCTCATGCCATCGAGTTTCTGAACCGCCCTTACGCACAGATTTTCCCGATACTCACTTCCTACGATGAGCTTGCCAACTACCTTTCGCCCTTTATGGACGCTTGGGAGGGTGGTGCGCAAGACCAGTTGCAGGGACAGATTGCCAGTGCCAAAATACCGCTGTCCCGTATGATTTCACCAGCCCTTTATTGGGTGATGACGGGTGATGACTTCTCGCTCGACATCAACAATCCCAATGAGCCGAAGGTGTTGGTTGTAGGCAATAATCCCGACCGTCAGAATATCTATTCGGCAGCACTTGGACTTTACAATAGCCGTATCGTAAAGCTCATCAACAAGAAGAAGCAACTTAAATCATCGGTGATTATTGATGAGTTGCCAACGATTTATTTCCGAGGCTTGGACAACCTTATTGCTACTGCCCGAAGCAACAAAGTGGCGGTATGCTTAGGCTTTCAAGACTTCTCACAGCTCACTCGTGATTATGGGGACAAGGAAAGCAAGGTGATACAAAACACCGTGGGTAATGTCTTTTCTGGGCAGGTGGTTGGAGAAACAGCCAAGACACTCTCCGAGCGTTTCGGTAAGGTGCTCCAGCAACGCCAGTCCATGACCATCAACCGCAATGATAAATCTACATCTATCTCCACGCAAATGGACAGTCTTATCCCTGCATCAAAAATCAGTAACCTTACACAGGGTATGTTTGTGGGTGCCGTGTCCGACAACTTCGATGAACGCATCGACCAAAAGATTTTCCATGCGGAGATTGTCGTGGATAGTGCCAAGGTGTCGGCTGAAATGAAAGCATACCAGCCCATCCCAGTGATAGTGGAATTCAAAAATGAAGATAGCTCCGACAATCTCAAAGAAACCATCGAAGCCAATTATCGTAAGGTAAAGCAAGAAATACTCTCGCTGGTTGATTCAGAAATGGAAAGAGTTAAAAATGACCCATTACTTTCTCATTTGATCAAAGAGTAA
- a CDS encoding DUF5458 family protein, whose protein sequence is MDTEKKTKSSQQVSSVAQSSQATSPSSSALDKLKEFGGFAFIENTIDGMSNLNPNRKARRNIFLTDEQWAGERKLLSSRLKVWIELLKSGESVEKMRDEAKQRALQVEENLNANLLAALSRTRELEAAYRSIALFYKNTEADKVKNITIVNADLEQLRDLDNTLFIDYIGNELKQNYDRLDLRRNYSLLVVPGYLGSNAVLDKWSKMAHETKAVLITDFQDLESPDDVVDVFFNADHTGGEVFKANTIMTCNWLLGRPKVDAVGEEENLYVAPSGALAGKIYMTLMSQVVAGKKFGGLNEVESVRFDLKKSEISELERMGLVPMVNEYSRVMAFSAKTLFNGDNIGLQTYSVVRVFDYITKVLFDFLNRRAFENWTTRTEADLRSQIVKFLDGVQGPSKLIEKFKVLKIEQDKDQKDRVLLDIHITPYFPAKSFVIQLAGHKGDNPEDTVWESEYKQE, encoded by the coding sequence ATGGATACAGAGAAGAAGACTAAAAGCAGTCAGCAGGTAAGTTCAGTTGCACAGTCCTCTCAAGCAACATCGCCATCTTCATCTGCGCTAGACAAACTCAAAGAGTTTGGAGGTTTTGCTTTCATTGAGAATACAATTGACGGAATGTCAAACCTTAATCCCAATCGCAAGGCGAGGAGGAATATCTTTCTGACTGACGAACAGTGGGCAGGGGAACGAAAATTACTTTCCAGTCGTTTGAAAGTATGGATAGAACTCCTCAAATCCGGAGAGTCTGTCGAGAAAATGAGAGACGAGGCAAAGCAACGGGCTTTGCAAGTTGAAGAGAACTTAAATGCCAATCTTCTGGCGGCTCTCTCACGTACACGCGAGTTGGAAGCTGCTTATCGTTCCATCGCTTTATTCTACAAAAACACAGAAGCAGATAAGGTCAAGAACATTACGATTGTCAATGCAGACCTTGAACAGCTCCGAGACCTAGACAATACTCTCTTCATTGATTATATCGGCAATGAGTTAAAGCAGAATTACGACCGACTTGATTTGCGTCGTAACTACTCACTTCTAGTTGTCCCAGGCTATCTTGGCTCTAATGCCGTCTTAGACAAATGGTCTAAAATGGCACATGAAACCAAGGCAGTTTTGATTACGGATTTCCAAGACTTGGAAAGTCCGGATGATGTTGTAGATGTCTTTTTCAATGCAGATCACACAGGTGGCGAAGTCTTTAAGGCAAATACTATCATGACTTGCAACTGGTTGCTTGGGCGTCCGAAAGTAGATGCTGTTGGCGAAGAAGAGAACTTATATGTTGCCCCTTCTGGTGCTTTGGCAGGAAAAATCTACATGACATTGATGTCCCAAGTTGTTGCAGGAAAGAAATTTGGTGGACTGAACGAAGTAGAAAGTGTCCGCTTTGATTTAAAGAAAAGCGAAATTTCAGAACTGGAACGTATGGGACTCGTTCCTATGGTGAATGAGTATAGCCGTGTAATGGCATTTTCGGCAAAGACGCTCTTCAATGGAGACAACATCGGTTTGCAAACCTATTCCGTTGTTCGTGTCTTTGACTATATCACCAAAGTGCTCTTTGACTTTTTGAACCGCAGGGCGTTTGAGAACTGGACAACACGCACAGAGGCTGATTTGCGTTCTCAAATTGTCAAGTTCTTGGATGGAGTTCAGGGACCAAGCAAACTCATTGAAAAGTTTAAGGTTCTTAAGATTGAGCAAGACAAGGATCAGAAAGACAGGGTTCTTTTGGACATCCATATCACCCCGTATTTTCCTGCAAAGAGTTTTGTGATACAACTCGCAGGACACAAAGGAGATAATCCTGAAGACACTGTTTGGGAGAGTGAGTATAAGCAGGAATAA